Proteins from a single region of Hydra vulgaris chromosome 12, alternate assembly HydraT2T_AEP:
- the LOC101238695 gene encoding forkhead box protein I3 — translation MENIINVLENQIQSNVMKASSITQFYIENILHLNEELDGKYRRQANGFLKSDEKYPKSYTAIIAQAILSSKEKKLPLGCIYEYIIENFPQFLSKGKGWKNCVRHNLSLSECFIKVGRARNVRGNYWGIHPKYLKNFSKGDYRKKRFNHSSKNHIFTINGSCAHFQKHNSIPYLPEKIQFRDKFHKTMY, via the coding sequence ATGGAAAATATAATCAACGTATTAGAAAATCAAATTCAAAGCAATGTTATGAAAGCAAGTTCTATAACGCAGTTTTACATTGAAAACATTCTCCACTTGAATGAAGAACTAGATGGTAAATACCGAAGACAAGCGAatggatttttaaaaagtgatgaAAAGTATCCCAAATCATATACCGCCATCATTGCTCAAGCTATACTtagttcaaaagaaaaaaaacttcctCTTGgatgtatatatgaatatattatcGAGAACTTTCCACAGTTTCTTTCAAAAGGCAAAGGATGGAAAAACTGTGTTCGTCATAATTTATCGTTAAGtgaatgttttataaaagttggAAGGGCGCGTAATGTAAGAGGAAACTATTGGGGCATACACCCaaagtatttgaaaaacttttcaaaaggCGATTACcgtaaaaaaaggtttaaccATTCCtcaaaaaatcacatttttacAATCAATGGTTCATGCGcacattttcaaaaacacaATTCGATTCCTTATTTACCAGAGAAAATACAATTTAGAGACAAATTTCATAAAACTATGTATTGA